CACGCCGAGCAGCAGCGCGCCGATGCCCGCCCCCGCGACCGTGCCGACGCCGCCCGTGATCGCCACCCCGCCCACGACAGCGGCGGCGATGACCTGAAGCTCCAGCCCCGTCCCGGCGGCGGCGTCCACCGTCCCGAAACGCGCGAGGTACAGCACCCCCGCGAGGCCCGCGATGGCCCCGGAGAGGACGAAGCCCGTCAGGACGCGGCGGCCCACGTTGATGCCCGCGAGGTTGGCCGCCTCCACGTTGGAGCCGACCGCGTAATATTCCCGGCCCGAGCGGTACGAGCGCAGGTAGACGCCGAAGATCACCATCACCGCGAGCACGAGCAGCACGAGGGACGGCACCCCGAGGACGCTGCCGCTGGCGAAGGCGCTGAACGCCGGGGGGAGGTTCGAGGCCGTGATCTGTCCCCCCTGAACGACGGCGTAGTCCACCCCGCGAAACACGTACAGCGTGCCCAGCGTGGCGACGAGGGCGGGCACCCTCCCGTACGCGACGAGCAGGCCGTTCACCGCGCCGAGAGCCGCGCCGATGCCCAGGCCCGCCACGAAGGCCAGCCAGATCGGCATCCCCGGATTGGCGACGAAGAGCGACCCCGAGAGAAAGGCCGTGAGGCCGAGGATGCTGCTCACGCTGAGGTCCACGTGCTTCATCAGCAGCACGAGCGTCTGCCCGACGACGACGAGCGCGACGATGGAGACGTTGAGCAGCAGGTCCCGCAGGCTCTGCGCGCTCAGGAAACGCGGGTTGACGGCGGCGGTCACGGCGACGAGCGCCAGCAGGATCAGGATCAGGCTGGCCTCGCGGGCACGGAAGAGCCGCGTCAGGAGGCCGGGCGGGGCCGTGCCCGCCGGGTCCGAGGTCGAGAGTCCGGTCGTCACGCCACACCTCCCAGGGCCGTCTTCTGCCCGGTGGCGAGGTACATCACGGCCTCCTCGGAGGCGTCGCGCCGGGGCAGTTCGCCCACGAGTTCGCCCTCGCGCATCACCAGGATGCGGTCGGCCATGCCGAGCACCTCCGGGAGGTCGGAGGAGATCATCACGACCGCGAGGCCCCCGGCGGCGAGTTCGGCCAGGGTGCGGTGGACCTCCGCCTTCGCGCCCACGTCCACCCCACGCGTCGGCTCGTCCACGATCAATACCGTGGGGCCGGTGGCGAGCCACTTGGCGAGGACGACCTTCTGCTGGTTGCCGCCCGACAGGGTGCTCACGGGGTCGGTGAGGCGGTGCGCCTTGAGGCGCAGTTTGCTCGTCCAGTCGCTCGCGGTCCGCTCCTCCGCCGCGCGGTCCATCAGCACGCCGCGCCGCAGGCGACCCAGGATGGCGAGGGTGGCGTTGCGCTCGATGGACATCTCCATCACCAGCCCCTGCTGGCGGCGGTCCTCGGGGACGAGGCCGATGCCCGCACTCATGGCGGCGAGGGTGTCCCCGCCGGGAATGACCTGCCCCCGCACGCGCACCTCCCCGCCGTCGCGCGGGTCGATCCCGAAGATCGCGCGGGCCACCTCGCTGCGCCCGGCCCCGACCAGCCCGGCGAGGCCGACGATCTCGCCCCGGCGCACCTCGAAGCTCACATTCCGGAACACGCCGCGCCGGGAGAGGCCCCGCACCT
The sequence above is a segment of the Deinococcus sp. YIM 134068 genome. Coding sequences within it:
- a CDS encoding ABC transporter permease, producing MTTGLSTSDPAGTAPPGLLTRLFRAREASLILILLALVAVTAAVNPRFLSAQSLRDLLLNVSIVALVVVGQTLVLLMKHVDLSVSSILGLTAFLSGSLFVANPGMPIWLAFVAGLGIGAALGAVNGLLVAYGRVPALVATLGTLYVFRGVDYAVVQGGQITASNLPPAFSAFASGSVLGVPSLVLLVLAVMVIFGVYLRSYRSGREYYAVGSNVEAANLAGINVGRRVLTGFVLSGAIAGLAGVLYLARFGTVDAAAGTGLELQVIAAAVVGGVAITGGVGTVAGAGIGALLLGVIGSALVALRAPAFWQQAIQGALLLLAISVDIVLARRAARRVQERSHR